From one Rhizobium sp. CIAT894 genomic stretch:
- the surE gene encoding 5'/3'-nucleotidase SurE, with translation MRILLTNDDGIHAEGLAALERIARTLSDDVWIVAPETDQSGLAHSLSLSEPLRLRKISDKHFALRGTPTDCVIMGIRQVMDIKPDLVLSGVNSGSNVADDVTYSGTIAGAIEGTMQGVRSFALSQAYLYEDGARIVPWEVCETHAPALLEKLMVLDLPEGTFLNLNFPNCRPDEVDGAEVTMQGKLAFNLQVDARSDGRGFPYYWLKFGERAGAFIEGTDIHALKHNKISVTPLKLDLTDYSVTDRVARALGYGAQV, from the coding sequence ATGCGCATCCTGCTTACGAATGACGACGGCATCCATGCTGAAGGCTTGGCTGCGCTGGAGCGGATTGCGCGCACGCTGTCCGACGATGTCTGGATCGTGGCGCCCGAGACCGACCAGAGCGGCCTTGCCCATTCGCTGAGCCTGTCCGAACCCCTGCGGCTGCGCAAGATTTCTGACAAGCATTTCGCGCTGCGCGGCACGCCGACCGATTGCGTCATCATGGGTATCAGGCAGGTGATGGACATCAAGCCCGATCTCGTTCTCTCCGGCGTCAATTCGGGCTCGAACGTTGCCGACGATGTGACCTATTCCGGCACCATCGCCGGCGCCATCGAAGGCACGATGCAGGGCGTGCGCTCCTTCGCGCTCAGCCAGGCCTATCTCTATGAAGACGGTGCGCGCATCGTACCCTGGGAAGTCTGCGAGACCCATGCGCCGGCTCTTCTGGAAAAACTGATGGTCCTGGATCTGCCGGAGGGCACGTTCCTCAATCTCAACTTTCCGAACTGCCGTCCCGATGAGGTCGATGGCGCCGAGGTGACCATGCAGGGCAAACTCGCCTTCAACCTGCAGGTCGACGCTCGTTCCGATGGGCGGGGTTTCCCTTATTATTGGCTGAAGTTCGGTGAACGCGCCGGCGCCTTCATCGAAGGCACCGACATTCACGCGCTGAAGCATAACAAGATTTCGGTAACGCCTTTGAAACTGGATCTGACCGATTATTCCGTAACGGACCGCGTGGCGCGGGCCTTGGGATACGGAGCACAGGTTTGA
- a CDS encoding protein-L-isoaspartate(D-aspartate) O-methyltransferase, which produces MTARLAEKEGFAALVLRLRAAGISDLDLLTAVEQTQRSLFVPPQFADDAYSSRTIPIECGSFLEGVDFVVRILHHLKVRPGQRVLEIGTGSGFTAAVIGRMAERVLSIDRYRTLTSAAQRRMESLGLRNVIIRHADGSAGMQGEGTFDRILVTAAFNAMPRFYTDQLVSGGSMIAPLMISENECRMVRLTKTGSRFEREELFEAPYLPIVPRLASLL; this is translated from the coding sequence TTGACGGCAAGACTGGCGGAGAAGGAGGGCTTTGCGGCGCTCGTCCTCAGGTTGCGTGCCGCAGGCATCTCCGATCTTGATCTGCTGACGGCGGTCGAGCAGACGCAGCGCTCGCTCTTCGTGCCGCCGCAATTTGCAGATGACGCCTATTCGAGCCGGACGATCCCGATCGAATGCGGCTCCTTCCTTGAAGGCGTCGATTTTGTCGTCCGCATCCTGCATCACCTCAAGGTCAGACCAGGACAGCGCGTCCTCGAAATCGGCACCGGCAGCGGTTTTACCGCCGCCGTCATCGGCCGCATGGCCGAGCGTGTTCTGTCCATCGACCGCTACAGGACGCTGACGTCGGCCGCGCAGCGGCGCATGGAATCGCTTGGTCTGCGCAACGTCATCATCCGCCATGCCGATGGCAGTGCCGGCATGCAGGGAGAGGGCACCTTCGACCGCATCCTGGTGACCGCGGCCTTCAACGCCATGCCCCGCTTTTATACCGACCAGCTGGTTTCCGGCGGCTCGATGATCGCGCCGCTGATGATCTCCGAGAACGAATGTCGCATGGTGCGACTGACCAAAACCGGCAGCCGTTTCGAACGCGAGGAATTGTTCGAAGCACCCTATCTGCCGATCGTTCCGCGGCTTGCCTCGCTGCTGTAG
- a CDS encoding peptidoglycan DD-metalloendopeptidase family protein: MRFSLSPKFGKSAGNLLVVGLLASAATGCSSDVTRFGGLFSSSSGQDQITTSSIPRRSAPQGDPVPRADLGGSAVASQSGYGGGNGGLNQPYPASPSYDPVRTSSARMASAPVSVQRSELAAPTAAAPSRQREKEVALAQPFPASPQAEKHRLVAPAQPKATPDPLTTGTTPKVSGWSATNAPSVTLRPGESIATLSRRFGVPENEILRVNSLKTASAAKPGQAILIPTFNGGNAAKAASQTADLSKPGKMPEPVKAPEQNVAVVPGANSARDKTMASADSTGKLPAGAGKDPKAPAGSYVVKQGDSLARIAKATGSNIDDLKAANNLSANSLRVGQALKIPSGTADNIKTASIPAEKADPKPAPAAPAQQVASAQPAPYKAPAATQTVDDVEKKSDVSSAAPESTGIGKYRWPVRGQVIASYGANVNGNRNDGIDISVPQGTPIKAAENGVVIYAGNGLKELGNTVLVRHDDGTVTVYGNADTLSVTRGQKIQRGQTVAVSGMSGDVKQPQVHFEVRKDASPVNPMTFLE, encoded by the coding sequence ATGCGTTTCAGTCTTTCGCCGAAGTTCGGAAAGTCCGCCGGTAATCTTCTGGTTGTGGGCCTGCTTGCAAGTGCCGCAACGGGCTGCAGTTCCGATGTAACACGGTTCGGCGGCTTGTTTTCTTCCTCCTCAGGGCAGGATCAGATCACCACCAGTTCCATTCCGCGCAGGAGCGCCCCTCAGGGTGATCCGGTGCCGCGCGCCGATCTCGGCGGTTCTGCCGTTGCCAGCCAGTCGGGTTACGGTGGCGGCAATGGTGGGCTGAACCAGCCCTATCCGGCCAGCCCGAGCTACGATCCGGTCCGTACGTCGAGTGCACGCATGGCGTCCGCGCCGGTTTCGGTGCAGCGTTCCGAGCTGGCTGCGCCGACGGCGGCAGCACCTTCCCGGCAGCGGGAGAAGGAAGTCGCGCTCGCTCAGCCTTTCCCGGCCTCGCCCCAGGCTGAAAAGCACCGTTTGGTCGCTCCCGCCCAGCCGAAGGCAACGCCCGATCCTCTGACAACGGGCACGACGCCGAAGGTCTCCGGCTGGTCTGCAACCAATGCGCCTTCCGTGACGCTGCGTCCGGGTGAAAGTATCGCCACGCTCTCCCGGCGCTTCGGTGTTCCGGAAAATGAAATCCTGCGCGTTAACAGCCTGAAGACGGCATCGGCGGCCAAGCCCGGTCAGGCGATCCTGATCCCGACCTTCAATGGCGGCAATGCTGCCAAGGCGGCGTCGCAGACGGCCGATCTTTCCAAGCCCGGCAAGATGCCGGAGCCGGTGAAGGCGCCCGAGCAAAACGTCGCCGTCGTTCCCGGCGCCAATTCCGCCCGCGACAAGACCATGGCGAGCGCCGATTCGACCGGCAAGCTTCCGGCCGGCGCCGGCAAGGATCCGAAAGCGCCTGCCGGCAGCTATGTCGTCAAGCAGGGCGATTCGCTGGCCAGGATCGCCAAGGCGACCGGTTCCAATATCGACGATCTCAAGGCCGCCAACAATCTTTCGGCCAACTCGCTGCGCGTCGGCCAGGCCTTGAAGATCCCGAGCGGCACTGCCGACAATATCAAGACTGCATCGATCCCGGCCGAAAAGGCCGATCCGAAGCCGGCTCCGGCGGCGCCCGCCCAGCAGGTGGCCTCCGCTCAGCCAGCGCCCTACAAAGCGCCGGCCGCCACCCAGACGGTCGATGATGTCGAGAAGAAGTCTGACGTCAGCTCCGCCGCACCGGAATCGACCGGCATCGGCAAGTATCGCTGGCCGGTCCGCGGCCAGGTCATTGCTTCGTACGGCGCCAACGTCAACGGCAACCGCAATGACGGCATCGATATCTCGGTGCCGCAGGGCACGCCGATCAAGGCCGCCGAAAACGGCGTCGTCATCTATGCCGGCAACGGCCTGAAGGAACTCGGCAACACGGTTCTCGTCCGTCATGACGACGGCACCGTCACCGTCTACGGCAATGCCGATACGCTGAGCGTCACTCGCGGCCAGAAGATCCAGCGCGGCCAGACCGTCGCGGTCTCCGGCATGAGCGGCGACGTTAAGCAGCCACAGGTCCATTTCGAGGTGCGCAAGGACGCATCCCCGGTCAACCCGATGACTTTCCTGGAGTAG
- a CDS encoding NAD(P)-dependent oxidoreductase, which produces MTNIAQMQEQRLEALRLTNSGAPELPSNPFFGVGPITDATTDEVDSRLRRLAFDAWIEKTYRKFDDKGNDIGGFTTAEISRSMHRGYPADKILTDMMRAIHTYFHFPKTNRMAVGLGGGHSGYTVCVQHLMNANDANQRVYVDTPRPESDPSRSAGFFRQSWATQLIEMQRFAEKGCESRIHFAASEGVIPTAAELSDLGVSIFVGVGHETTGANAYTSREIHELLNWIDRDPANHHAVFDATSMLGAMPWEPELVDAVMAKCCLFMPFQKAIGGISGYFVASFTPHALALVEKNQQDPAWAIPRQLKIAPPIDARQPLSAKRSVDAGPFYDAGEDRMLGGVINTYSALAFAETTFGLLQSEARVGSVVELNRRSAANRAVIDEWVKSHPLLSLTVTDAERRGAAVTLLKIEDAGITDPAIHARIIARSKQLLGYEGITHPNGEFEPGLDAARYVNAFPGTPGDYRAWVGGIREPADVVALLENLQYAYLRAKIVVLEEELAKEGITFDAPGNAGTAVRKDDPQRAYKVLIADLVGLRLGADGKPDHSEIRAYVEEKGGVFHVGSAGDGSALEKGRIHFFYQPNLSTEAEILPQTDKGQYDALIAAATFIPKASVFPLGGVRIGAGTGNMGSASWGGGNGEGGEAPLMNTPGINSRATAQMAVKAILKVVPDLPVDRLHRMVAAGDFDTGRQLKDFPTAKLEGRKLAVLGYGNIGREVAKLAKAFGMKVAIYARQHHRRWIEAEGFDYAASPVEAASGADVLSVHIGLGRLDASTGIYSNAGTVDAKVLGAMKDGAVLVNYDRGEVVDPYALDAALSSGKIAHAAIDADLFKDAATGALSGPMLPYLPLEERHKGKLELLPHAAADTDHPSRVTGAKQAVDQIFDVIRFKSVTNLKGDLPEGYVSAGGRTPVGIGKVTKRVVGEIGDKSELLAELRQTSEKVAAIIGALSAVSDPNHRDRIVDRYTGLLVESAGRQRVLLERLALYGPAGE; this is translated from the coding sequence ATGACGAATATCGCCCAGATGCAGGAACAGCGTCTCGAAGCACTCCGACTGACGAATTCGGGCGCGCCTGAATTGCCGTCCAACCCGTTTTTCGGCGTCGGCCCGATCACGGATGCGACCACGGACGAAGTGGATAGCCGGCTGCGGCGCCTCGCCTTCGATGCGTGGATCGAAAAGACCTATCGCAAGTTCGACGACAAGGGCAACGATATCGGCGGCTTCACCACGGCCGAGATTTCCCGCAGCATGCACCGCGGCTATCCGGCGGATAAAATCCTGACCGACATGATGCGGGCGATCCACACCTACTTCCATTTCCCGAAGACGAACCGCATGGCGGTGGGACTTGGCGGTGGCCACAGCGGCTACACCGTCTGCGTCCAGCATCTGATGAATGCCAACGACGCCAACCAGCGCGTCTATGTCGATACGCCCCGCCCGGAAAGCGATCCATCCCGGTCGGCCGGCTTCTTCCGTCAGTCCTGGGCCACGCAGCTGATCGAGATGCAGCGCTTCGCCGAAAAAGGCTGCGAGAGCCGTATCCATTTCGCTGCCTCCGAAGGCGTGATCCCGACGGCCGCTGAGCTCTCCGACCTCGGCGTATCGATCTTCGTCGGCGTCGGCCACGAGACCACCGGCGCCAATGCTTATACGAGCCGCGAGATCCACGAACTCTTGAACTGGATCGACCGCGATCCGGCAAACCACCACGCGGTATTCGACGCCACGTCGATGCTCGGCGCCATGCCCTGGGAGCCAGAGCTGGTCGATGCGGTGATGGCAAAATGCTGCCTGTTCATGCCGTTCCAGAAGGCGATCGGCGGGATTTCCGGATATTTCGTTGCCTCCTTCACGCCGCATGCCCTGGCGCTTGTCGAGAAGAACCAGCAGGACCCTGCCTGGGCGATCCCGCGCCAGCTGAAGATCGCGCCGCCGATCGACGCGCGCCAGCCGCTTTCAGCCAAACGCTCCGTGGATGCCGGCCCGTTCTACGATGCCGGGGAAGACCGCATGCTCGGCGGCGTCATCAACACCTACAGCGCGCTCGCCTTTGCCGAAACCACCTTCGGCCTCCTGCAGTCCGAGGCGCGGGTCGGCTCGGTTGTCGAGCTCAATCGGCGCTCTGCGGCCAATCGGGCGGTGATTGACGAGTGGGTGAAGTCGCATCCGCTGCTGTCTTTGACCGTTACCGATGCCGAACGGCGCGGTGCTGCCGTGACGCTTCTGAAGATCGAGGATGCCGGCATCACCGATCCAGCCATCCACGCTCGCATCATTGCCCGCTCGAAGCAGTTGCTCGGCTACGAGGGCATCACCCATCCGAACGGCGAGTTTGAACCCGGTCTGGACGCGGCGCGCTACGTCAATGCGTTCCCCGGAACGCCTGGCGACTACCGTGCCTGGGTCGGCGGCATCCGCGAGCCGGCAGATGTCGTGGCCCTCTTGGAAAACCTGCAATATGCCTATCTGCGCGCCAAGATCGTCGTTCTCGAAGAAGAGCTGGCGAAAGAGGGCATCACATTTGACGCGCCCGGCAACGCCGGTACAGCGGTCCGCAAGGACGATCCGCAACGCGCCTACAAGGTGCTGATCGCCGATCTGGTCGGCCTGCGCCTCGGCGCGGACGGCAAACCCGATCACAGCGAAATCCGGGCCTATGTCGAGGAAAAGGGCGGTGTCTTCCATGTTGGCTCGGCCGGCGACGGTTCGGCCCTGGAGAAGGGCCGCATCCATTTCTTCTATCAGCCGAACCTCAGCACCGAGGCGGAAATCCTGCCGCAAACCGACAAGGGGCAGTATGACGCCTTGATCGCGGCGGCGACCTTCATCCCCAAGGCTTCCGTCTTCCCGCTTGGCGGCGTGCGCATCGGCGCGGGAACCGGCAACATGGGCTCGGCCTCCTGGGGCGGCGGCAACGGCGAAGGCGGTGAGGCGCCGCTGATGAATACCCCCGGCATCAACAGCCGGGCAACCGCTCAGATGGCTGTGAAGGCGATCCTCAAGGTCGTTCCCGATCTGCCGGTCGACAGGCTGCACCGGATGGTTGCCGCCGGCGATTTCGATACCGGGCGCCAGCTCAAGGATTTCCCGACGGCAAAGCTCGAGGGCCGGAAACTTGCCGTTCTCGGTTACGGCAATATCGGCCGTGAAGTCGCCAAGCTCGCCAAGGCTTTCGGCATGAAGGTGGCGATCTACGCCCGCCAGCACCACAGGCGCTGGATCGAGGCCGAAGGCTTCGACTATGCCGCAAGCCCGGTCGAAGCGGCAAGCGGCGCCGACGTACTCTCCGTGCATATCGGCCTTGGCCGCCTGGACGCATCGACCGGCATCTATTCCAATGCCGGCACCGTCGATGCGAAGGTTCTCGGTGCCATGAAGGACGGCGCCGTGCTGGTCAATTACGACCGCGGTGAAGTCGTCGATCCCTATGCGCTCGACGCAGCGCTTTCTTCCGGCAAGATCGCCCATGCCGCGATCGACGCCGACCTCTTCAAGGATGCTGCGACCGGCGCGCTCAGCGGACCGATGCTGCCGTACCTGCCGCTCGAAGAGCGTCATAAGGGCAAGCTGGAACTGCTGCCGCACGCCGCCGCCGATACCGATCATCCCTCGCGGGTGACCGGCGCCAAGCAGGCGGTCGACCAGATCTTCGACGTCATCCGCTTCAAGTCGGTCACCAATCTCAAGGGCGACCTGCCCGAGGGTTACGTCTCGGCGGGCGGCCGCACCCCGGTCGGAATCGGCAAGGTGACGAAGCGGGTGGTGGGCGAGATCGGCGACAAGTCTGAGCTGCTTGCCGAATTGCGGCAGACCTCGGAAAAGGTCGCGGCCATTATCGGTGCGCTCTCGGCCGTCTCAGACCCGAACCACCGCGATCGGATCGTCGACCGTTACACCGGTCTGCTGGTCGAAAGCGCCGGCCGGCAGCGTGTCCTTCTTGAGCGGCTCGCTCTCTACGGACCGGCGGGAGAGTAA
- a CDS encoding ATP-binding protein gives MTEEINTALLAELKRLADAVQRLAGPAPAVNDWDAADCFVWAPMRQHLQPVKKPNRVALKLIRGVDHVRDILHENTVRFAEGYAANNVLLWGARGMGKSSLVKAVHEDVRGESGVALKLVEVHREDIASLPTLLDLLKDTPYRVIVFCDDLSFDHDDTAYKSLKAALDGGVEGRPDNVLFYATSNRRHLLPRHMMENEQSTAINPSEAVEEKVSLSDRFGLWLGFHKCSQEDYLGMIDGYADHFKLGLERDRMHAEALEWATTRGARSGRVAWQYIQDLAGRMRVHIDRA, from the coding sequence ATGACCGAGGAAATCAACACCGCCCTGCTTGCCGAACTGAAGCGGCTCGCCGATGCCGTTCAGCGCCTTGCCGGGCCGGCGCCTGCCGTCAACGACTGGGATGCGGCGGACTGTTTCGTCTGGGCGCCGATGCGCCAGCACCTGCAACCTGTGAAAAAGCCGAACCGGGTGGCGCTGAAGCTCATCCGCGGTGTCGATCACGTGCGCGATATCCTGCATGAAAATACGGTGCGTTTCGCCGAGGGTTATGCCGCCAACAATGTGCTGCTCTGGGGCGCACGCGGCATGGGCAAATCCTCGCTTGTTAAGGCCGTGCACGAGGATGTCCGGGGTGAAAGCGGCGTCGCGCTGAAGCTGGTCGAAGTCCATCGCGAGGATATTGCGAGCCTCCCCACCCTGCTCGATCTTCTGAAGGACACGCCCTACCGCGTCATCGTCTTCTGCGACGACCTCTCCTTCGACCACGACGACACCGCCTACAAGTCGCTGAAGGCGGCACTCGACGGCGGCGTCGAGGGGCGGCCGGACAATGTCCTCTTCTATGCCACATCCAACCGGCGCCATCTCCTGCCGCGCCATATGATGGAAAACGAGCAGTCGACGGCGATCAATCCGTCTGAGGCGGTCGAAGAGAAGGTTTCGCTATCCGACCGATTCGGCCTTTGGCTCGGCTTCCACAAATGCAGCCAGGAAGACTATCTCGGCATGATCGACGGCTATGCCGATCACTTCAAGCTCGGGCTCGAACGCGACAGGATGCATGCCGAGGCGCTGGAATGGGCGACGACGCGCGGCGCGCGCTCCGGCCGCGTCGCCTGGCAATATATTCAGGATCTTGCCGGACGCATGCGCGTTCACATCGACAGGGCCTGA
- the yajC gene encoding preprotein translocase subunit YajC, with protein MFITPAFAQSATDTATGFGGSGFEMIILFVPLMVVWYFLLIRPQRAQAKKREETLKAIRRGDQVVTGGGLVGKVTKVVDDKEVEVEIADGVRVRIVRSGISDVRVKGEPVKADAA; from the coding sequence ATGTTCATCACCCCGGCATTCGCCCAGAGCGCGACCGACACCGCAACCGGTTTCGGCGGCTCTGGTTTCGAAATGATCATCCTGTTCGTGCCGCTGATGGTCGTCTGGTACTTCCTGCTGATCCGTCCGCAGCGAGCACAGGCAAAAAAGCGTGAGGAAACCCTGAAGGCAATCCGCCGCGGCGACCAGGTCGTCACCGGTGGTGGTCTCGTCGGCAAAGTCACCAAGGTCGTCGACGACAAGGAAGTCGAAGTCGAGATCGCCGACGGCGTTCGCGTTCGCATCGTCCGCAGCGGCATTTCGGACGTTCGCGTCAAGGGTGAACCAGTCAAGGCCGACGCAGCGTAA
- the secDF gene encoding protein translocase subunit SecDF codes for MLHFSRWKTLLIWLAAFAAIVIAAPNLLSEAQRASLPGWLRHDRMTLGLDLQGGSHVVLKLERSDIVKDRLEEVVANVRNALRGAGIRYTGLTGNDQIVTVRITDPAETQKAVDLLKPLTAPDGRSGPEVALQQGAEGQLSLQISDAGITADVASAQTRSLDIVSRRIAGFGYDNFLVRPDGADRIVVQVLGSVDAERLKNLLNQPAKLSFHLIDESMSGQEALNGRWPVTSEVLYSLDDPPVPYLVDRTAFATAGNMVHIEPLIDPQTQDASIEYRLDAEGTARLAEATGRNVGKHLAIVFDDQVMSAPVIEAPITGGEGRISANFSEDGVRDLAVMLRAGALPATLTSVEERSVSPGFGAESIFSGLIAGLVAVVLVAALMIALYRTLGAIAVVSLFFNLILIVAVLSLAGATLTLPGIAGIVLIVGMAVDSNVLIYERIREEEKTAHSFAEAVGRGFSRAFATIVDANVTIFIAAVILFFLGSESIRGFAVTLAVGILTTVFTAFTLTRSIVAVWLGGRHPRHLPKSVLTHLFEHANIRFMGIRRYVFTTSAVISLIAMAAFATVGLHLGIDFTGGSLIEVTAKQGNADIADLQSRLNDLNLGEVSVERTGGPSNARIRIASQGGGENAEQSAATLVRGELQEDYDFRRVEVVGPAISGELTMMATLGVLAALVAILIYIWIRFEWQFAVGAIIATLHDVIIMLGLFVLTGIEFNLTSIAAVLTIVGYSLNDTVVVYDRMRENLKRYRKMPLPILIDASINQTLSRTILTAATTLLALLALYLFGGEVIRSFTFTMLFGVALGTFSSIYIAAPVLIVFRLRPESPDGEESNKTDAGVKSGTVV; via the coding sequence ATGTTGCATTTTTCCCGCTGGAAAACACTTCTGATCTGGCTGGCCGCGTTTGCGGCCATCGTCATTGCTGCACCCAATCTGCTGAGCGAGGCGCAGCGCGCCTCGCTGCCCGGCTGGCTGCGGCACGACCGCATGACGCTCGGCCTCGATCTGCAGGGCGGCTCGCATGTCGTTCTGAAGCTCGAACGCTCCGATATCGTCAAGGACCGGCTGGAAGAAGTCGTCGCCAATGTGCGCAATGCGCTGCGTGGCGCCGGAATCCGCTATACCGGGCTGACCGGCAACGACCAGATCGTCACGGTGCGGATCACCGATCCGGCCGAGACGCAGAAAGCGGTCGATCTCCTGAAGCCTCTGACGGCACCTGACGGGCGTTCGGGACCTGAGGTCGCGCTGCAGCAGGGCGCGGAAGGGCAGCTCTCGCTGCAGATTTCCGACGCCGGCATAACTGCTGACGTCGCCTCCGCCCAGACCAGGTCGCTCGATATCGTCAGCCGCCGCATCGCGGGGTTCGGCTACGACAATTTCCTCGTCCGTCCCGATGGCGCCGACCGGATCGTCGTACAGGTGCTGGGATCGGTCGATGCCGAGCGGCTGAAAAACCTCCTGAACCAGCCGGCCAAGCTTTCCTTTCATCTGATCGACGAAAGCATGTCGGGGCAGGAGGCGTTGAACGGCCGCTGGCCGGTGACATCCGAGGTGCTCTATTCGCTGGACGATCCGCCGGTTCCCTATCTCGTCGACCGTACGGCTTTCGCCACGGCCGGCAACATGGTGCATATCGAGCCGCTCATCGACCCGCAGACGCAGGACGCGTCGATCGAGTATCGTCTCGATGCGGAGGGCACAGCGCGGCTGGCTGAGGCGACGGGCCGGAATGTCGGCAAACACCTTGCCATCGTCTTCGACGACCAGGTGATGTCGGCGCCTGTCATCGAGGCGCCGATCACCGGCGGCGAGGGGCGCATTTCGGCCAACTTCTCCGAGGACGGGGTTCGCGATCTTGCGGTGATGCTGCGTGCCGGTGCTTTGCCGGCGACGCTGACGAGCGTCGAGGAGCGCAGCGTCAGCCCGGGTTTCGGCGCCGAATCGATCTTCTCCGGTCTCATTGCCGGCCTTGTCGCCGTCGTGCTGGTGGCAGCACTGATGATCGCGCTCTACCGCACCCTCGGCGCCATCGCCGTCGTCTCGCTCTTCTTCAACCTGATCCTCATCGTCGCGGTGCTCAGCCTTGCCGGCGCGACGCTCACCTTGCCCGGGATTGCCGGCATCGTGCTCATCGTCGGCATGGCGGTCGATTCCAACGTGCTGATCTACGAGCGCATCCGCGAAGAGGAGAAAACCGCCCATTCCTTTGCGGAGGCGGTCGGCCGCGGTTTCTCGCGCGCATTCGCAACGATCGTCGACGCGAATGTCACGATCTTCATCGCCGCCGTCATCCTCTTCTTCCTCGGCAGCGAATCCATCCGCGGTTTCGCCGTGACGCTGGCGGTCGGCATTCTGACAACCGTCTTTACGGCGTTCACGCTGACACGCTCGATCGTCGCCGTCTGGCTGGGGGGGCGCCATCCCCGGCATTTGCCGAAGAGCGTCCTGACGCATCTGTTCGAACACGCCAATATCCGCTTCATGGGCATCCGCCGCTATGTCTTTACGACATCGGCTGTCATCTCCCTGATCGCCATGGCGGCCTTTGCCACCGTCGGACTGCATCTCGGCATCGATTTCACCGGCGGCTCGCTTATCGAGGTGACGGCAAAGCAGGGCAATGCCGATATTGCCGATCTCCAATCGCGCCTCAACGATCTCAATCTCGGCGAGGTCAGCGTCGAGCGCACCGGCGGCCCGTCGAATGCGCGGATCCGCATCGCCTCCCAAGGCGGCGGCGAGAATGCCGAGCAGTCGGCGGCGACGCTGGTGCGCGGCGAGCTCCAGGAGGATTATGATTTTCGCCGCGTCGAGGTCGTCGGCCCCGCCATATCGGGCGAATTGACGATGATGGCGACGCTCGGCGTGCTGGCGGCACTTGTGGCGATCCTCATCTATATCTGGATCCGCTTCGAATGGCAGTTTGCCGTCGGCGCCATCATTGCCACGCTGCACGACGTCATCATCATGCTCGGTCTCTTCGTGCTGACCGGCATCGAGTTCAACCTGACGAGCATAGCCGCCGTACTGACCATCGTCGGCTATTCGCTGAACGACACGGTGGTGGTCTATGACCGAATGCGCGAGAATCTGAAGCGATACCGGAAGATGCCGCTGCCGATCCTGATCGATGCTTCGATCAATCAGACGCTGTCGCGCACTATTCTGACCGCCGCGACGACGCTGCTCGCCTTGCTCGCGCTCTATCTTTTTGGGGGCGAAGTCATCCGCTCCTTCACCTTTACGATGCTCTTCGGCGTCGCTCTCGGCACCTTCTCTTCGATCTATATCGCAGCTCCTGTGCTGATCGTCTTCCGGCTGCGGCCGGAGAGCCCCGACGGGGAAGAGAGCAACAAAACGGATGCCGGTGTAAAATCCGGCACGGTGGTTTGA
- a CDS encoding Mth938-like domain-containing protein, whose amino-acid sequence MAKGIEIRAAHFPGRAPIDTYGNGGFRFADMSHRGSILCLPSGIHGWDMDMSKPLSPENFRRVLDEAADIEVLLVGTGTELRRLPEELKQALKARGIASDPMNTGAAVRTFNIMLAEQRAVAAALIAV is encoded by the coding sequence ATGGCAAAAGGCATAGAAATCCGCGCTGCCCACTTCCCCGGGCGCGCGCCGATCGATACTTACGGCAATGGCGGCTTCCGCTTTGCCGATATGTCGCATCGCGGCTCGATCCTTTGCCTGCCTTCCGGCATTCATGGCTGGGACATGGACATGTCGAAACCGCTGTCGCCCGAAAATTTCCGCCGGGTGCTGGATGAGGCTGCCGATATCGAGGTTCTGCTCGTCGGCACCGGAACCGAGCTTCGCCGCCTGCCGGAGGAATTGAAGCAGGCGCTGAAGGCGCGCGGCATTGCCTCCGATCCGATGAATACCGGGGCAGCGGTGCGCACCTTCAATATCATGCTTGCCGAGCAGCGCGCCGTCGCTGCGGCATTGATCGCGGTCTGA